From one Gallionella capsiferriformans ES-2 genomic stretch:
- a CDS encoding lasso peptide biosynthesis B2 protein, with translation MPYQVYKATYDAAKLGWLRIFFTAAMIFSTLLRKVRNFAHLSWFVKTWFLPVWFLLGVSRSLVLIIPFRHLAPRLGVRTGILPWVALVDSGREARALSIARVVQTAASYTPWVSNCFPQAVVARILLGIYCVPYCLFFGVTRDPTGSTLKAHAWVTAGRVRVTGGESFGQFTVLGCFVSPCLAHAISQIDQ, from the coding sequence ATGCCTTATCAAGTATATAAGGCCACTTATGACGCAGCAAAGCTCGGATGGCTACGCATTTTTTTCACGGCAGCGATGATTTTTTCAACTCTTTTACGCAAGGTGCGTAATTTTGCACACCTATCCTGGTTTGTAAAAACCTGGTTTCTCCCTGTATGGTTTTTGCTGGGGGTAAGCCGTTCGCTCGTTCTCATCATTCCATTTCGGCATTTAGCTCCCCGTCTTGGGGTGCGTACAGGTATTCTACCTTGGGTGGCGCTTGTCGATTCAGGTCGCGAGGCAAGAGCCTTATCCATCGCCCGCGTGGTACAAACAGCAGCCAGCTATACGCCGTGGGTTTCAAACTGTTTTCCTCAGGCAGTGGTTGCAAGAATATTACTCGGGATTTATTGTGTCCCATACTGCCTGTTTTTCGGCGTCACTCGAGATCCGACAGGATCAACACTTAAAGCCCATGCTTGGGTGACCGCAGGAAGAGTACGTGTCACCGGAGGGGAGAGCTTTGGTCAATTCACAGTGCTGGGTTGTTTCGTCTCGCCCTGCTTGGCGCATGCCATTTCACAAATCGATCAATGA
- a CDS encoding AAA family ATPase: MSEIIQLPRITLTDAAVRPQLDFILPGLLAQSVGMIVGQGAIGKSFLALHIGFAMATGKPVAGGLWDVPKIGPTTIIMGEDDQKILQERLYWLRSGEQLTAEQAAAADRFLFVHSAKGYDMRIVEKTGGGYRPGPFLATLKHYCAGQRLAIIDPLLFLNGGGDENDNGAAAVLISCLYTICRETGCTIILLHHVGKSNGDREDWASARGASALTTSVRWQVNMTPPNKKEMEECGIDDEMRKSWVRVATVKSNYGDTGAASWLNRLKGGVLGWADKAKKEARPKDQSYAKASGGDDEWY; the protein is encoded by the coding sequence ATGAGTGAAATCATCCAGCTACCTCGCATCACGCTCACCGACGCTGCAGTCCGCCCGCAGCTCGACTTCATTTTGCCCGGATTGCTTGCGCAGTCCGTCGGCATGATCGTCGGCCAGGGAGCCATCGGTAAATCGTTTTTAGCTCTGCATATCGGCTTTGCCATGGCTACCGGCAAGCCGGTTGCTGGCGGCCTCTGGGATGTGCCAAAAATCGGCCCGACGACAATCATCATGGGTGAAGACGACCAAAAAATTCTGCAAGAGCGACTGTATTGGCTGCGAAGCGGAGAACAGCTGACAGCAGAGCAGGCGGCAGCGGCAGACCGGTTCCTTTTCGTTCATTCTGCCAAGGGCTACGACATGCGGATCGTCGAGAAGACAGGCGGGGGATACCGGCCTGGCCCTTTCCTTGCGACGCTCAAACATTACTGCGCCGGGCAGCGGCTCGCAATTATCGATCCTCTATTATTTTTAAATGGCGGCGGGGATGAAAACGATAACGGGGCGGCGGCAGTCTTAATTTCTTGCCTTTATACAATTTGCCGCGAGACCGGCTGCACAATCATTCTTTTACATCATGTAGGCAAGTCGAACGGCGATCGAGAAGACTGGGCGTCTGCTCGTGGCGCATCAGCATTGACGACGTCTGTCCGGTGGCAGGTCAACATGACTCCGCCAAATAAAAAGGAGATGGAGGAGTGCGGCATTGACGACGAAATGCGCAAAAGCTGGGTGCGCGTGGCAACGGTCAAGAGCAATTACGGGGACACAGGCGCGGCGTCATGGCTGAATCGGCTTAAAGGCGGCGTGTTGGGATGGGCGGACAAGGCGAAGAAGGAAGCGAGGCCAAAGGATCAAAGTTACGCGAAAGCATCAGGAGGCGATGATGAGTGGTATTAA
- a CDS encoding phosphoenolpyruvate carboxykinase (ATP) encodes MNYKCYSLTISSELSLPELMTADAACGCDDVDVRIVIAEVSHDGLVAGQQLGPYLWTSESALWLKVPGVARFLASDGNEIRIDPEHGVDEDSIRVFLLGSVFGAILFQRKFLVLHGNAIRIGDSCMVCVGDSGAGKSTLAAAFMQRGYQILADDVVPVDSQCRAVPGFPRIKLWQDAADHLKVNTEKLRRIRPEMQKFNFPALQQFAEQPLPVRWVYILDRHQKTEILFEPIQGMARFAALHDNTYRVRFLEGMALKANHLKLCGQLAGRIHLARLTRPEQGFTVDALVERILADTTGHS; translated from the coding sequence ATGAACTACAAATGCTATAGCCTGACCATATCAAGCGAACTTTCTCTGCCAGAGTTGATGACTGCCGATGCTGCTTGCGGGTGCGACGACGTCGATGTGCGCATAGTCATCGCTGAAGTATCGCATGACGGATTGGTGGCGGGGCAACAGCTTGGCCCTTACCTGTGGACGAGCGAGAGTGCATTGTGGTTAAAAGTGCCTGGGGTGGCCCGGTTTCTGGCGAGTGACGGAAATGAAATTCGCATCGATCCAGAACACGGCGTGGATGAGGATAGCATCAGGGTGTTTTTACTCGGCTCTGTTTTTGGAGCAATCCTATTTCAGCGAAAGTTCCTGGTGCTGCACGGCAATGCGATACGGATCGGCGACAGTTGCATGGTATGCGTAGGGGATTCCGGTGCCGGAAAATCAACGCTGGCCGCCGCGTTTATGCAACGTGGTTATCAGATATTGGCCGATGATGTCGTGCCTGTAGATAGCCAATGCAGGGCCGTACCCGGATTCCCACGTATCAAGTTATGGCAGGATGCTGCCGATCATCTGAAAGTTAATACTGAAAAATTACGACGCATTCGGCCGGAGATGCAAAAATTCAATTTTCCGGCCTTGCAGCAATTTGCAGAGCAGCCCCTGCCGGTGCGTTGGGTTTACATTCTGGATCGCCACCAAAAGACAGAAATCCTGTTCGAGCCGATACAGGGCATGGCTCGATTTGCCGCTCTGCACGACAATACATACCGCGTGCGCTTTCTGGAAGGAATGGCGCTCAAGGCCAATCACTTGAAGTTGTGCGGCCAATTGGCCGGGCGCATACATTTGGCGCGACTAACAAGACCCGAACAAGGCTTTACCGTCGACGCCCTTGTCGAACGCATCCTCGCCGACACAACCGGACATTCATGA
- a CDS encoding asparagine synthase-related protein, which produces MMILAPGLQVQEIVEPRAWHRALSPYRCADAEAAWESGPAMLVQARVFNTPESHAETLPCVCPESGVAVTFWGRLDNRENLAARLNLEPSLADSQIVLAAWRRWGEALPEQLLGDFSLVVLDPVHRQVFIARDPFGAKPLYYRLNNKALIFATTLAAFRVLKTGSPAPDKDWMGRFLVNLSQHDNRQTCFDDVVKLPPGHCLTVGSDGKEQLRRWFVWRDDPPAAKRRDPRWVDEYRAALEQAIRCRMRSSYPLGTENSGGIDSAAITAYLAHFLGEPGDRLHSFGLALCEQEPAFILETSQQRRIVHNYILTALPERGDDDIERVLTVLGHPEEYRMGSAHLPFYRECELRDVRTLFSGFGGDEAVTNPGHHLRYELLNAGQYAQLWNILPGNPLMRTLRLAKAITINHDPQPYSSLYIDAWKNKRPHLLLREELLQRLNIDDLYLETARYDAPYRRINDFVLNSLAPYVTNRLENCTLIAASFGVEYSWPLLDVRLVQQYLSTPSIEKFGPQGMGRYLHRCAINRIVSSRIAWKPTKDMGSDRLARERNSTAGLQSVIKQAQRQAAHLHPALEELIDIKKLCGQIERVTRGEVDQWIANTFRKNVEALRLLNHWLHGGPVD; this is translated from the coding sequence ATGATGATTCTTGCCCCCGGGCTGCAAGTGCAGGAAATTGTCGAGCCTCGGGCATGGCATCGCGCGCTGTCGCCTTACCGTTGCGCGGATGCAGAGGCGGCCTGGGAGAGCGGTCCCGCCATGCTGGTGCAGGCGCGGGTGTTCAATACGCCGGAATCCCACGCTGAAACCTTGCCCTGTGTCTGCCCGGAATCGGGCGTCGCCGTGACTTTCTGGGGGCGGCTGGATAATCGCGAGAATCTTGCCGCACGCCTGAATCTTGAACCTTCGCTAGCCGATTCACAGATAGTGCTGGCCGCCTGGCGGCGCTGGGGCGAGGCGCTACCGGAACAGCTGCTGGGGGATTTTTCCCTCGTCGTGCTGGATCCAGTGCATCGGCAGGTGTTCATAGCGCGCGATCCCTTCGGAGCCAAGCCGCTGTATTACCGGTTGAACAATAAGGCATTGATCTTCGCCACCACGCTGGCAGCCTTTCGTGTGCTTAAAACCGGATCGCCCGCTCCCGACAAAGACTGGATGGGGCGCTTCCTGGTTAATCTCAGCCAGCATGACAATCGGCAAACCTGTTTTGACGATGTCGTTAAGCTGCCGCCCGGACATTGTCTGACGGTGGGTTCTGACGGTAAGGAGCAACTGCGGCGCTGGTTCGTTTGGCGCGACGACCCGCCGGCAGCCAAACGACGCGATCCGCGCTGGGTGGATGAGTACCGCGCCGCGCTGGAACAGGCGATACGCTGTCGCATGCGCAGCAGCTACCCGTTAGGCACCGAAAACAGCGGCGGCATCGATTCAGCCGCCATCACAGCCTATCTCGCCCATTTTTTGGGTGAGCCCGGCGACCGATTGCACAGTTTCGGCCTGGCTCTGTGCGAGCAGGAACCTGCTTTTATTTTGGAGACCAGCCAGCAACGCCGTATCGTCCACAACTACATCCTTACAGCCTTGCCGGAACGGGGAGATGACGACATCGAACGCGTTCTGACAGTGCTTGGACATCCCGAAGAATATCGCATGGGTTCCGCCCATTTGCCTTTTTACCGGGAATGTGAGTTGCGGGACGTGCGTACCCTATTTTCCGGTTTTGGCGGGGATGAGGCCGTCACCAACCCAGGCCACCATCTGCGCTATGAACTTCTGAATGCGGGGCAGTATGCTCAACTCTGGAATATTCTGCCCGGCAATCCGCTGATGCGCACGCTCAGACTCGCCAAGGCTATAACGATTAACCACGATCCACAACCGTATAGTTCGCTTTACATCGATGCCTGGAAAAACAAGCGCCCTCATCTGCTGTTACGCGAGGAATTGCTTCAGCGCTTGAATATCGATGATCTCTATCTAGAAACGGCGCGATACGATGCCCCCTATAGGCGCATCAACGATTTTGTGCTGAATAGCCTGGCACCCTACGTCACAAACCGCCTGGAAAACTGCACGCTGATCGCAGCCTCTTTCGGCGTGGAATATAGCTGGCCACTGCTCGATGTGCGCCTGGTACAACAATATTTATCCACCCCCAGTATCGAAAAGTTCGGGCCGCAAGGCATGGGGCGCTACCTCCACCGTTGCGCTATTAACAGGATCGTGTCGTCACGGATAGCATGGAAACCGACCAAGGACATGGGTTCTGACCGTTTGGCCCGGGAACGTAACTCTACCGCAGGCTTACAGAGTGTTATCAAACAGGCGCAACGCCAGGCCGCGCATCTGCATCCCGCGCTGGAAGAGCTGATAGATATTAAAAAACTCTGCGGCCAGATCGAGCGCGTCACACGGGGCGAAGTTGATCAGTGGATTGCCAATACATTTCGGAAAAACGTGGAGGCGCTACGTCTGCTCAACCATTGGCTGCACGGTGGGCCGGTGGATTGA
- a CDS encoding sulfotransferase domain-containing protein, with protein sequence MNPVNGIYWLASYPKSGNTWLRIFLCNLQKDQDMPVDINDRDDFTSAIASSRNWLDEVLGFDTADLDSAEIEYLRPEIYRWAALHEKKISYHKIHDAYTYTTANEPLVSMEATLGALYILRNPLDVASSAANHWNCSIDHAIVNMGNPDTRFARSRKKMAAQLEQRLLNWSGHVLSWADAPGLNCLTIRYEDMLQDPLNTFSRAAAFLQMPKDPQRIEKAIRFSAFSELSRQEAEKGFYERPQHTARFFQQGKSGGWREQLTAEQVARIVAEHGEVMRRFGYLDERGEPV encoded by the coding sequence ATGAACCCCGTCAACGGCATCTACTGGCTGGCCTCCTATCCTAAATCGGGCAATACTTGGCTGCGCATTTTTCTGTGTAATCTGCAGAAAGATCAGGACATGCCCGTTGATATCAATGATCGTGATGACTTTACCTCCGCCATTGCCAGTTCGCGCAACTGGTTGGATGAAGTGCTGGGTTTTGATACCGCCGATCTTGACTCTGCCGAAATAGAGTACCTTCGCCCGGAAATATATCGCTGGGCAGCCCTGCATGAAAAAAAAATCAGCTACCACAAGATTCACGACGCCTATACCTACACCACAGCAAACGAGCCACTGGTAAGCATGGAGGCAACGTTGGGCGCTCTCTACATCCTTCGCAACCCACTGGATGTGGCGTCCTCCGCCGCCAATCACTGGAATTGCAGCATAGACCACGCCATCGTCAATATGGGCAATCCCGATACTCGCTTTGCACGCTCGCGAAAAAAAATGGCTGCCCAGCTTGAGCAGCGCCTGCTTAACTGGTCTGGTCATGTGCTAAGTTGGGCGGACGCGCCCGGATTAAACTGCCTGACCATCCGCTACGAAGATATGCTGCAAGATCCGCTGAACACTTTTTCCCGTGCGGCAGCTTTTCTACAAATGCCCAAAGACCCACAGCGGATCGAAAAAGCCATTCGCTTCAGTGCGTTCAGTGAACTGTCCCGCCAGGAAGCGGAAAAGGGTTTTTATGAACGACCGCAGCATACTGCGCGTTTTTTTCAGCAAGGCAAAAGCGGCGGTTGGCGCGAGCAACTGACAGCGGAGCAGGTGGCCAGAATCGTTGCCGAGCATGGGGAAGTCATGCGCCGTTTCGGCTATCTGGACGAGCGAGGCGAACCAGTCTGA
- a CDS encoding site-specific integrase has translation MATIRVRGDGQFQAQIRLKGHPATSKTFPNRRMAEQWVTITESEIMRGEFIQRKAVEVITLEKFLTKYSEERSAGKKGEKQELVRINKLKLHPLAKKAVSQITVDDIEDYVYQRRQDKSRRNPENNVSEATIRLEVMLLSAVFEAAKSKRWNYCRTNPVRDIDQDARPGKSSERVRRLVGEEESRLLAALDKRCRNADIPLVVRLAIATAARQSEIIGKDSTSTRPASPGLCWENVNLAQRSAKLIDTKNGKDRIIPIGDSALALLSALPRPITGGRVFKVTQDGLIRSFAAACVDAKIEDLTFHDLRHEATSRMVEAGLSLLEVQSVTGHSNAEMVKRYTHLDTLRLAKKLG, from the coding sequence ATGGCGACAATACGGGTTCGTGGTGACGGTCAATTTCAAGCGCAAATTCGCTTAAAAGGACATCCGGCGACAAGCAAGACTTTTCCAAATCGTCGCATGGCTGAACAATGGGTGACGATCACAGAATCGGAAATAATGAGGGGCGAATTCATACAGCGCAAAGCCGTTGAAGTGATAACGCTTGAAAAATTCCTGACGAAATACTCTGAAGAACGCAGCGCTGGGAAAAAGGGTGAAAAGCAGGAGCTTGTCAGAATCAATAAATTGAAGCTGCACCCTCTGGCGAAAAAGGCCGTCTCGCAGATCACGGTTGATGATATTGAAGACTATGTATATCAGAGAAGGCAAGACAAGAGCCGGCGCAACCCAGAAAACAATGTAAGCGAAGCAACGATCAGGCTTGAAGTCATGCTCTTGTCTGCTGTCTTTGAAGCCGCAAAATCTAAGCGATGGAACTACTGCCGCACAAACCCAGTGCGCGACATCGATCAAGATGCGCGGCCCGGCAAATCGTCAGAGCGAGTACGCAGACTTGTCGGAGAAGAAGAGTCAAGATTGCTTGCTGCACTTGATAAGCGATGCAGAAATGCAGATATTCCTTTAGTCGTCCGTTTAGCTATTGCCACGGCAGCGAGGCAGTCGGAAATAATAGGTAAGGACAGCACCAGCACACGCCCTGCATCCCCAGGATTGTGCTGGGAGAATGTTAATCTGGCGCAACGGTCGGCAAAGCTGATCGATACGAAAAACGGGAAAGATCGAATTATTCCGATTGGCGATAGCGCGCTGGCACTTCTGTCAGCCCTCCCCCGCCCAATTACTGGCGGTCGAGTTTTCAAAGTGACTCAGGACGGGTTGATTCGGTCGTTCGCTGCTGCCTGTGTTGATGCAAAGATTGAGGATTTGACTTTTCACGACCTAAGGCACGAAGCGACAAGCAGGATGGTTGAAGCCGGTTTGTCACTGCTGGAGGTTCAAAGCGTGACAGGTCACAGTAACGCGGAGATGGTAAAGAGATACACGCACTTGGACACTCTAAGGCTGGCAAAAAAACTGGGGTGA
- a CDS encoding lasso peptide biosynthesis PqqD family chaperone: MIVELSSIISQGTDPICTEVDGETVMMSIEKGNYYGMNGVGSRIWQLIAEPMSVSVLCGILLDEFCIDKKTCEVDALIFLNKLEEQNLIQVRS, encoded by the coding sequence ATGATAGTAGAACTTTCGAGCATTATCAGTCAGGGCACTGACCCGATCTGCACCGAAGTAGATGGTGAAACGGTGATGATGAGCATTGAAAAAGGTAACTATTATGGGATGAATGGAGTCGGAAGCCGCATTTGGCAACTAATCGCAGAGCCCATGAGCGTCTCGGTATTGTGCGGAATACTTCTGGATGAGTTCTGCATTGATAAGAAAACCTGTGAAGTCGATGCGCTGATATTTCTAAATAAGCTTGAAGAGCAAAACCTGATTCAGGTTCGATCCTAA
- a CDS encoding ATP-binding cassette domain-containing protein produces MSAYLRTFHSFDPPGIWRAVLLNFAAAFAEGAGLLMLLPILSLAGVLGQDSGQKSWLPMLDRLFVSLGISWSIEFALLVFVVLIYIQSQLTLHRDRVSQSLQLRFGDHLRKTLYAAIVRANWSFLTGKYSAELLNTLTTEVQRITTGTYFLLRFFTISILSIAYFSVALWLSTWLTLLALAIGLVLWMLLRGADDAAKQGGMMLSQANRKMFAQIQEFLSAMKLVKIHGEELSSLYRFNREVDQVSNHSMEFQWIRTRVQAVYRVGGAIALAVVSYIALVWFKLPATHFLLLVAIFARMLPQLAEFQSGRQQLLHMLPAFSSWRRLMEACEANQNPEGAACGNVKLMQGITFERLGFSYPESHHRIIIRNLAIPARKTTAIIGVSGSGKTTLLDLLSGLLTPDTGTILIDGAPLHLLPGWQKSIAYIPQETQIQNGTIRDNLNWKNLEPTDAEIKQAILQSALTEFVQGLPKGLETEVGERGVKLSGGEKQRLALARALLRKPQLLILDEATNALDPENHRLVIDSIRALHGNLTVLIVTHKTDELSGLIDGMVQVEQGAVGKWIPFAHKKSTTADKKNWSPLALKCF; encoded by the coding sequence ATGTCCGCCTATCTGCGCACATTTCATAGTTTTGATCCCCCCGGGATATGGCGCGCGGTATTGCTTAATTTCGCTGCTGCGTTCGCCGAAGGAGCGGGGCTGTTGATGCTGCTGCCGATACTTTCACTTGCAGGCGTGCTTGGACAAGATAGCGGGCAGAAGAGTTGGCTACCAATGCTGGATCGGCTTTTTGTCTCGCTCGGGATAAGTTGGAGCATCGAATTTGCGCTGCTAGTCTTTGTCGTGTTGATCTATATTCAGTCGCAATTGACGCTACACAGGGACCGTGTATCTCAATCATTGCAATTACGGTTCGGCGACCATTTGCGAAAAACACTATATGCCGCGATTGTCCGCGCTAACTGGAGCTTCCTAACCGGAAAATACAGCGCAGAATTGCTGAACACACTCACCACCGAAGTTCAACGCATCACTACGGGCACTTATTTTTTGCTGCGTTTCTTTACTATCTCGATTCTTTCGATTGCCTATTTTTCCGTAGCATTATGGCTTTCAACATGGCTGACATTGTTAGCCCTTGCGATAGGCTTGGTTCTCTGGATGTTACTGCGAGGAGCGGATGATGCAGCGAAACAAGGAGGAATGATGCTGAGTCAGGCAAACCGAAAAATGTTCGCTCAGATACAGGAATTTTTGTCTGCAATGAAACTTGTGAAGATACATGGCGAAGAACTTAGCAGCTTGTACAGGTTCAATCGCGAGGTGGATCAGGTCAGTAATCACTCAATGGAATTTCAATGGATCAGGACGAGGGTGCAGGCGGTATACCGTGTAGGCGGAGCTATCGCACTTGCCGTTGTCAGCTATATAGCACTGGTCTGGTTTAAATTGCCCGCGACGCATTTTCTGCTGTTGGTCGCGATCTTTGCGCGTATGTTGCCCCAACTTGCCGAGTTTCAAAGCGGAAGGCAACAATTGCTACACATGTTGCCTGCTTTTTCTTCTTGGCGCAGGCTGATGGAAGCTTGCGAGGCGAATCAGAATCCTGAGGGGGCTGCATGCGGCAATGTTAAGTTGATGCAGGGTATTACATTTGAACGGCTAGGCTTCAGTTATCCGGAATCCCACCACAGGATCATCATTAGAAATTTGGCGATACCTGCCAGAAAAACCACTGCGATTATCGGTGTTTCTGGCTCCGGGAAAACGACCCTGCTTGATCTTTTGAGCGGTTTGCTCACACCCGATACAGGTACTATCCTGATTGACGGCGCCCCCTTACATTTGCTGCCGGGTTGGCAAAAAAGTATCGCATATATTCCACAGGAAACACAGATACAAAACGGCACCATTCGTGACAACCTGAACTGGAAAAACCTCGAACCGACCGACGCCGAGATTAAGCAAGCCATTTTGCAATCTGCACTAACCGAGTTTGTGCAGGGGTTGCCAAAAGGTCTTGAAACCGAAGTCGGCGAAAGGGGAGTAAAGCTCTCTGGTGGGGAAAAGCAGCGCCTAGCACTCGCCCGCGCATTGCTCAGGAAACCACAGCTTTTAATACTGGATGAAGCTACCAATGCACTCGATCCAGAAAATCATAGGCTTGTGATTGATTCGATCCGCGCCTTACATGGCAACTTGACAGTACTTATTGTCACCCACAAAACTGATGAGCTATCCGGTCTGATTGATGGCATGGTGCAGGTGGAACAGGGTGCTGTAGGTAAATGGATTCCCTTCGCACATAAAAAATCGACAACCGCTGACAAAAAGAATTGGAGCCCGTTGGCACTGAAGTGTTTTTAA
- a CDS encoding sugar-transfer associated ATP-grasp domain-containing protein → MRIKLTWMAGRLWQEIARRRLPHGLLSLRYLLPIRDDRIKLHRTMWWQSRAGKPLPLWLLLEIWLWVRWLGFGAWRSTWIAVRHYGPAIRQSEGIPLRRQASQAIAIALGWCIPASYLYRYALYKHPGSTLDYVFDHETASYHRWRSRALGFGKASLALLQDKWQQTETLARLGVPMAPILAKVHRNDSDKLYPWLRSDTRLFCKTRSGNRGIGAFSVGCRQGEIAGRTLEGRQLKSLTEVESAWRELLALDDALIQPFLDNHPELARLSDGDDAITLRFISHRHEGRLTCLNATLELPAGWDEQTGCPHYVVLPLDEDGKILPFPQEKLLPPAQETYRRIHARLSGNDVVPQWKTVGAGSFLAHSQFPDICDIAWDWVITPAGPLLLEGNSGWNTEVMQLLNGGLLRQ, encoded by the coding sequence ATGCGAATAAAACTCACGTGGATGGCGGGCCGCTTATGGCAAGAAATTGCCCGTCGACGCCTGCCTCATGGCCTGCTTAGTTTGCGCTATCTGCTGCCTATCCGTGATGACCGTATCAAGTTGCACCGCACGATGTGGTGGCAAAGCCGCGCGGGTAAGCCCTTGCCGCTTTGGTTGTTGCTCGAAATCTGGTTATGGGTGCGATGGCTAGGATTTGGTGCATGGCGCTCTACCTGGATCGCGGTGCGGCATTATGGGCCGGCAATCCGTCAGAGCGAGGGGATACCCTTGCGTCGTCAGGCAAGTCAGGCGATAGCGATTGCCTTGGGTTGGTGTATTCCAGCATCGTATCTGTACCGCTATGCACTCTATAAACATCCCGGCTCGACGCTTGATTACGTGTTCGATCACGAAACGGCAAGCTATCATCGCTGGCGCAGCCGCGCTCTGGGCTTCGGCAAAGCGTCTCTTGCACTGTTGCAGGACAAATGGCAACAAACGGAAACGCTCGCCCGACTCGGGGTACCCATGGCCCCCATACTGGCGAAAGTGCACAGAAACGATAGCGACAAGCTCTACCCTTGGCTGCGATCAGATACCCGCCTGTTCTGCAAGACGCGCTCGGGAAATCGCGGGATAGGCGCTTTTTCTGTCGGGTGCCGACAAGGTGAGATAGCTGGCCGCACACTGGAAGGGCGTCAGTTAAAGAGCTTAACGGAGGTGGAATCCGCCTGGCGCGAACTGCTCGCACTCGATGACGCACTCATACAACCCTTCCTAGACAATCACCCGGAACTGGCGCGCTTGTCCGATGGAGACGATGCCATTACGCTACGCTTCATCAGTCATCGGCATGAAGGTCGACTAACCTGCCTGAACGCCACCCTGGAATTGCCGGCGGGGTGGGACGAGCAAACGGGATGCCCGCATTATGTCGTTTTGCCGCTGGACGAGGATGGGAAAATCCTGCCATTTCCTCAAGAGAAATTACTGCCGCCGGCACAGGAAACCTACCGCCGCATTCATGCCCGTTTAAGTGGCAACGATGTCGTACCTCAATGGAAAACAGTGGGAGCGGGCAGCTTTCTTGCCCATAGCCAGTTCCCCGATATTTGCGACATCGCCTGGGACTGGGTGATCACCCCTGCTGGACCATTGTTGCTCGAAGGAAACTCGGGGTGGAATACAGAAGTGATGCAATTGCTCAACGGTGGATTGTTGCGGCAATAA